A genomic window from Populus alba chromosome 19, ASM523922v2, whole genome shotgun sequence includes:
- the LOC118035577 gene encoding patatin-like protein 2, with protein MGNGSSSGSGPDDQGFETILSIDGGGVRGIVPSVVLTALEAKLQKLDVDNKDARIADYFDFVAGTSTGGLMTAMLTTPNAEERPAFAAKDIVQFYLDKSQLIFPQTTEQDEDDELFDDEAAIKSVLDEARNQIQQYNNAMRNHIIVDPIISALRFLLKWRLLPSFIRKKLRGLLSPRYDGVKLHEIIKEEVGQKLLSDALTNVIIPTFDIKHFKPVIFSSLKAKREKSTDAGIADVCIGTSAAPYYFPPYNFKTTVDFNLADGGLAANNPSLLAVCEVMKEQKMDGRKLLILSLGTGAADQSDRYVVGDPSKWGLLRWLWYSENNGSPLIDILTTAPDEMISTYISTIFQYCGWEDNYYRLQAEMKLSEAKMDDASQENLKNLVKIGEDLAAKHDAELEALAQKLIKNRKARLARISG; from the exons ATGG GGAATGGAAGTTCGAGTGGATCAGGTCCTGATGATCAAGGCTTTGAAACAATCCTCAGCATTGACGGGGGAGGAGTGCGAGGAATCGTTCCTAGCGTAGTCCTTACTGCTCTAGAAGCTAAGCTTCAG AAGTTGGATGTGGATAACAAGGATGCGAGGATTGCAGATTATTTTGACTTTGTTGCTGGGACAAGCACAGGAGGTCTTATGACTGCCATGCTCACTACTCCGAATGCTGAAGAACGACCAGCTTTTGCAGCAAAAGACATTGTCCAGTTTTATCTGGACAAGAGTCAACTCATATTTCCTCAAACCACCGAACAAGATGAAGACGATGAACTTTTCGATGATGAAGCTGCGATCAAATCTGTCCTGGATGAAGCAAGAAACCAGATCCAGCAATATAATAATGCAATGAG GAATCATATAATTGTAGATCCTATCATTTCTGCATTACGGTTTCTTTTAAAGTGGAGATTGCTTCCTAGCTTTATCCGTAAGAAACTTCGGGGTCTACTTTCTCCAAGGTATGATGGCGTCAAACTACATGAGATAATTAAGGAGGAAGTGGGACAGAAACTTCTCAGTGATGCTCTGACTAACGTGATAATCCCCACTTTCGACATCAAGCATTTTAAGCCAGTCATATTCTCCAGCTTAAAG GCAAAACGTGAGAAATCAACGGATGCTGGAATAGCAGACGTTTGTATTGGCACGTCTGCAGCGCCATATTACTTCCCTccgtataattttaaaacaaccgTTGATTTCAACTTAGCTGATGGCGGTCTGGCAGCCAACAATCCT tcATTGCTAGCTGTGTGTGAGGTGATGAAAGAACAAAAGATGGATGGTCGTAAGCTTCTTATTCTTTCACTTGGAACTGGAGCAGCTGACCAGAGTGACAGGTATGTGGTTGGAGATCCCAGCAAATGGGGCCTCTTAAGATGGCTTTGGTATAGCGAGAACAACGGCAGCCCATTGATTGATATCTTGACAACTGCACCAGATGAGATGATTTCGACGTATATATCCACAATCTTTCAATATTGTGGTTGGGAAGATAACTATTATCGGCTTCAG GCTGAGATGAAACTCTCTGAGGCCAAGATGGACGATGCAAGCCAAGAAAATCTGAAGAATCTTGTGAAGATCGGTGAAGATCTTGCAGCGAAGCACGATGCCGAACTTGAAGC CCTTGCGCAAAAACTGATTAAGAACCGGAAAGCTCGCTTGGCCAGAATTTCTGGTTGA
- the LOC118035573 gene encoding patatin-like protein 2, with translation MGNGSSSGSGLDDQGFETILSIDGGGVRGIVPSVVLTALEAKLQKLDVDNKDARIADYFDFVAGTSTGGLMTAMLTTPNAEERPAYAAKDIVKFYLDKSQLIFPQTTVQDEDDELFDDEAAIKSVLDEARNQIQQYNNEMRNIFVDPIISALEFLLKWGLLPSFIRKKLRGLLSPRYDGVKLHEIIKEEVGQKLLSDALTNVIIPTFDIKHFKPVIFSSLKAKREKSTDGIADVCIGTSAAPYYFPPYYFKTNVDFNLADGGLAANNPSLLAVCEVMKEQKMDGRKLLILSLGTGAADQSDRYVVGDPSKWGLLRWLWYRENNGSPLIDILTTAPDEMISTYISTIFQYCGWEDNYYRLQAEMKLSEAKMDDASIENLNNLVKIGEDLAAKHDAELEALAQKLIENRKARNMASMAV, from the exons ATGG GGAATGGAAGTTCGAGTGGATCAGGTCTTGATGATCAAGGCTTTGAAACAATCCTCAGCATTGACGGGGGAGGAGTGCGAGGAATCGTTCCTAGCGTAGTCCTTACTGCTCTAGAAGCCAAGCTTCAG AAGTTGGATGTGGATAACAAGGATGCGAGGATTGCAGATTATTTTGACTTTGTTGCTGGGACAAGCACAGGAGGTCTTATGACTGCCATGCTCACTACTCCGAATGCTGAAGAACGACCAGCTTATGCAGCAAAAGACATTGTCAAGTTTTATCTGGACAAGAGTCAACTCATATTTCCTCAAACCACCGTACAAGATGAAGACGATGAACTTTTCGATGATGAAGCTGCGATCAAATCTGTCCTGGATGAAGCAAGAAACCAGATCCAGCAATATAATAATGAAATGAG GAATATATTTGTAGATCCTATCATTTCTGCATTAGAGTTTCTTTTAAAGTGGGGATTGCTTCCTAGCTTTATCCGTAAGAAACTTCGGGGTCTACTTTCTCCAAGGTATGATGGCGTCAAACTACATGAGATAATTAAGGAGGAAGTGGGACAGAAACTTCTCAGTGATGCTCTGACTAACGTGATAATCCCCACTTTCGACATCAAGCATTTTAAGCCAGTCATATTCTCCAGCTTAAAG GCAAAACGTGAGAAATCAACGGATGGAATAGCAGACGTTTGTATTGGCACGTCTGCAGCGCCATATTACTTCCctccatattattttaaaacaaatgttGATTTCAACTTAGCTGATGGCGGTCTTGCAGCCAACAATCCT tcATTGCTAGCCGTGTGTGAGGTGATGAAAGAACAAAAGATGGATGGTCGTAAGCTTCTTATTCTTTCACTTGGAACTGGAGCAGCTGACCAGAGTGACAGGTATGTGGTTGGAGATCCCAGCAAATGGGGCCTCTTAAGATGGCTTTGGTATAGGGAGAACAACGGCAGCCCATTGATTGATATCTTGACAACTGCACCAGATGAGATGATTTCGACGTATATATCCACAATCTTTCAATATTGTGGTTGGGAAGACAACTATTATCGGCTTCAG GCTGAGATGAAACTCTCTGAGGCCAAGATGGACGATGCAAGCATAGAAAATCTGAACAATCTCGTGAAGATCGGTGAAGATCTTGCAGCGAAGCACGATGCCGAACTTGAAGC CCTTGCgcaaaaattgattgagaacCGGAAAGCTCGCAATATGGCAAGCATGGCTGTTTGA